The following coding sequences are from one Panicum hallii strain FIL2 chromosome 5, PHallii_v3.1, whole genome shotgun sequence window:
- the LOC112892075 gene encoding carbonic anhydrase, chloroplastic-like encodes MGGCCCCFLAHKPPRENPLSPAREPLIGGGSSAAGHHHPAQMVTYSEGLGSAERLRAGFRTFKKTIYDKNPMLFGPLKSSQSPKYMVFACSDSRVCPSVTLDLKPGEAFTVRNIASLVPAYHQNMHSSVASAIEFAVTILKVKCIVVIGHSCCGGIRELLSLQEDRPHTYRFIDDWVKIGLAIKKKVEREHAFLSFDDKCTMLEIEAVNLSLRNLKTYPFVKDKLAKGSLKLIGARYDFIHGSFQTWHA; translated from the exons ATGGGgggatgctgctgctgcttcctcGCCCACAAGCCGCCTCGGGAGAACCCGTTGAGCCCGGCCCGCGAGCCGCTCATCGGGGGCGGATCGAGCgctgccggccaccaccacccggCCCAGATGGTCACCTACAGCGAG GGGTTGGGCTCCGCGGAGAGGTTGAGGGCTGGGTTCAGGACGTTTAAGAAGACCATCTATGA TAAAAACCCCATGCTGTTCGGGCCACTCAAGTCTTCCCAGTCCCCAAAG TACATGGTGTTTGCGTGCTCTGATTCTCGTGTATGCCCATCAGTGACCCTCGACCTGAAACCAGGAGAGGCCTTTACTGTCCGTAACATTGCCAGCCTGGTTCCGGcctaccatcag AATATGCACTCTAGCGTTGCGTCAGCCATTGAGTTTGCTGTAACCATTCTCAAG GTTAAGTGCATTGTGGTTATCGGTCACAGCTGCTGCGGTGGAATCAGGGAACTCCTCTCTCTGCAGGAAGATAGACCTCACACCTA CCGCTTCATTGACGATTGGGTTAAGATCGGTCTGGCTATCAAGAAGAAGGTGGAGCGAGAACATGCCTTTTTGTCTTTTGATGACAAATGCACCATGTTGGAAATT GAGGCTGTCAATTTGTCTCTTAGAAACCTGAAGACCTACCCATTTGTCAAGGATAAATTGGCCAAGGGATCGCTCAAGTTGATTGGTGCTCGCTATGACTTTATCCATGGCAGCTTCCAGACGTGGCATGCGTGA
- the LOC112892074 gene encoding probable glycosyltransferase At5g03795 isoform X1, with protein MKLLKESRRHVVDDATKAHLFYLPYSSQQLRLTRYVPDSHDLRPLSVYLRNFVRGLAIKYPFWNRTRGADHFLVACHDWGPYTTTAHRDLRKNTIKALCNADSSEGIFTPGKDVSLPETTIRTPRRPLRYVGGLPVSRRGILAFFAGNVHGRVRPELLRHWGGGQDDEMRVYSLLPSRVSRRMSYIQHMKNSRFCLCPMGYEVNSPRIVEALYYECVPVIIADNFVLPLSDVLDWSAFSVVVAEKDVPDLKRILQGIPLRRYVKMHDCVKRLQRHFLWHARPIKYDLFHMILHSIWLSRVSQVEIEA; from the exons ATGAAGCTCCTCAAGGAGAGCCGCCGGCATGTCGTCGACGATGCCACCAAGGCGCACCTCTTCTACCTGCCCTACAGCTCCCAGCAGCTGAGGCTCACGCGCTACGTCCCCGACTCCCACGACCTCAGGCCGCTGTCCGTGTACCTGAGGAATTTCGTCAGGGGCCTGGCCATCAAGTACCCGTTCTGGAATCGCACCAGAGGAGCCGACCATTTCCTCGTCGCCTGCCACGACTGG GGACCTTACACGACGACAGCGCACCGCGACCTCCGCAAGAACACCATCAAGGCGCTGTGCAACGCCGATAGCTCGGAGGGGATCTTCACCCCCGGGAAGGACGTCTCCCTGCCGGAGACGACCATCCGGACGCCGCGGCGGCCCCTCCGGTACGTCGGCGGGCTGCCGGTCTCCCGGCGGGGAATCCTGGCTTTCTTCGCCGGGAACGTGCACGGCAGGGTCCGGCCGGAGCTCCTCAGGCACTGGGGCGGCGGGCAGGACGACGAGATGCGGGTGTACAGCCTGCTGCCGAGCCGGGTGTCCCGGCGGATGAGCTACATCCAGCACATGAAGAACAGCCGCTTCTGCCTGTGCCCCATGGGGTACGAGGTGAACAGCCCCCGGATCGTGGAGGCCTTGTACTACGAGTGCGTGCCGGTGATCATCGCCGACAACTTCGTGCTGCCGTTGAGCGACGTGCTGGACTGGAGCGCCTTCTCGGTGGTGGTCGCCGAGAAGGACGTACCGGACCTGAAGCGGATCCTGCAGGGGATCCCGCTCCGGAGGTACGTGAAGATGCACGACTGCGTGAAGCGGCTGCAGCGGCACTTCCTGTGGCACGCCAGGCCCATCAAGTACGACCTCTTCCACATGATCCTGCACTCCATCTGGTTGAGCAGAGTGAGCCAGGTGGAGATCGAGGCCTGA
- the LOC112892073 gene encoding CASP-like protein 4U1, with the protein MAASTPRTPAPERPPPPVPVLASAPAPPPPLETPPPPSPSSQAGDEYHTPPPSLDASPREEPGFPRDGRGGVPPPPPRSPPLDATSPREEAGLPSGGRGEAGAPAKSPHLSPVRLPTPHLLPPPASPSGQKGQEGGAAAAAARARPQLRLATGLVRTPSQGSVATKSPSPSPSPTPPSPLTPAPTGNNGNKSGQSTPKQRAEALKPPPPPAAEPAIAVPHFDRVEEAATSPLRLGKAQLDHLHHHQQQQQQHAASAAAENGGAVPPDVAAVAAVGERRALSVTLRLATAVLSLAAFSVIASARTSGWAGDSYARHQQYRYAVAVNVIVCAYSIAQSFGEIRRLISPRFIFRSMSSYYCSLLLDQVLAYLLMSASSAAASHNDLWVSRFGTDAFNRKISSALWLSFIGFLTLALNALISTANLFSMA; encoded by the exons ATGGCAGCGTCGACGCCACGGACGCCGGCGCCGgaaaggccgccgccgcccgtgcccgTGCTCGCTTCCgcgcccgctcctccgccgcctctggagacgcccccgccgccgtcgccctcgTCGCAGGCGGGGGACGAGTaccacacgccgccgccgtcgctcgaCGCGTCGCCGCGGGAGGAGCCCGGCTTCCCCCGCGACGGGAGGGGAGGGGTGCCGCCCCCGCCTCCGAGGAGCCCGCCGCTCGACGCGACGTCGCCGCGGGAGGAGGCCGGTTTGCCCAGCGGCGGGAGGGGGGAAGCGGGAGCGCCCGCCAAGAGCCCGCATCTCTCGCCCGTGCGCCTCCCCACGCCGCAcctcctgccgccgcccgcctcccctTCCGGCCAGAAAGGGCAAGAaggcggcgctgctgcggccGCGGCGAGGGCGCGCCCGCAGCTCCGGCTGGCGACGGGGCTCGTCCGGACGCCGTCGCAGGGGTCGGTCGCGACCAAGTCCCCGTCCCCGTCGCCCTCGcccacgccgccgtcgccgctgacCCCCGCGCCCACGGGCAACAACGGCAACAAGAGCGGCCAGAGCACGCCCAAGCAGCGCGCGGAGGCCttgaagccgccgccgccgcccgcggccgAGCCGGCGATCGCGGTGCCGCACTTCGACCGCGTCGAGGAGGCCGCCACGTCGCCGCTGCGCCTCGGCAAGGCGCAGCTCGatcacctccaccaccaccagcagcagcagcagcagcacgcggcgtcggcggcggcggagaacgGGGGCGCTGTGCCTCCCGACGTGGCGGCCGTGGCCGCGGTCGGGGAGCGGAGGGCGCTGTCCGTGACGCTGCGGCTGGCCACGGCGGTGCTCAGCCTCGCGGCCTTCTCGGTCATCGCCAGCGCCCGGACGTCCGGCTGGGCCGGCGACTCCTACGCCCGCCACCAGCAGTACAG GTACGCCGTCGCGGTGAACGTGATCGTCTGCGCCTACTCGATCGCGCAATCGTTTGGCGAAATCCGCCGCCTGATCTCGCCCAGGTTCATATTCCGGAGCATGTCGAGCTACTACTGCAGCCTGCTCCTGGACCAG GTTCTGGCGTACCTCCTGATGTCGGCGTCGTCGGCGGCCGCGTCGCACAACGACCTGTGGGTGTCGAGGTTCGGCACGGACGCCTTCAACAGGAAGATCAGCAGCGCCCTGTGGCTGTCGTTCATCGGGTTCCTGACGCTCGCTCTCAACGCGCTCATCTCCACGGCCAATCTCTTCAGCATGGCCTGA
- the LOC112892074 gene encoding probable glycosyltransferase At5g03795 isoform X2 has protein sequence MAPEEALRYAKKEIRDAEPVLDDPDLYAPLFKNVSQFKRSYELMERILKVYIYQDGRRPIFHTPPLSGIYASEGWFMKLLKESRRHVVDDATKAHLFYLPYSSQQLRLTRYVPDSHDLRPLSVYLRNFVRGLAIKYPFWNRTRGADHFLVACHDWGPYTTTAHRDLRKNTIKALCNADSSEGIFTPGKDVSLPETTIRTPRRPLRYVGGLPVSRRGILAFFAGNVHGRVRPELLRHWGGGQDDEMRVYSLLPSRVSRRMSYIQHMKNSRFCLCPMGYEVNSPRIVEALYYECVPVIIADNFVLPLSDVLDWSAFSVVVAEKDVPDLKRILQGIPLRRYVKMHDCVKRLQRHFLWHARPIKYDLFHMILHSIWLSRVSQVEIEA, from the exons ATGGCGCCGGAGGAGGCGCTGCGCTACGCCAAGAAGGAGATACGCGACGCCGAGCCGGTGCTCGACGACCCTGACCTGTACGCGCCTCTGTTCAAGAACGTCTCCCAGTTCAAGAG GAGCTATGAACTGATGGAAAGGATACTCAAAGTTTACATTTACCAGGACGGCCGGAGGCCCATCTTCCACACGCCTCCGCTCAGCGGCATCTACGCCTCCGAGGGCTGGTTCATGAAGCTCCTCAAGGAGAGCCGCCGGCATGTCGTCGACGATGCCACCAAGGCGCACCTCTTCTACCTGCCCTACAGCTCCCAGCAGCTGAGGCTCACGCGCTACGTCCCCGACTCCCACGACCTCAGGCCGCTGTCCGTGTACCTGAGGAATTTCGTCAGGGGCCTGGCCATCAAGTACCCGTTCTGGAATCGCACCAGAGGAGCCGACCATTTCCTCGTCGCCTGCCACGACTGG GGACCTTACACGACGACAGCGCACCGCGACCTCCGCAAGAACACCATCAAGGCGCTGTGCAACGCCGATAGCTCGGAGGGGATCTTCACCCCCGGGAAGGACGTCTCCCTGCCGGAGACGACCATCCGGACGCCGCGGCGGCCCCTCCGGTACGTCGGCGGGCTGCCGGTCTCCCGGCGGGGAATCCTGGCTTTCTTCGCCGGGAACGTGCACGGCAGGGTCCGGCCGGAGCTCCTCAGGCACTGGGGCGGCGGGCAGGACGACGAGATGCGGGTGTACAGCCTGCTGCCGAGCCGGGTGTCCCGGCGGATGAGCTACATCCAGCACATGAAGAACAGCCGCTTCTGCCTGTGCCCCATGGGGTACGAGGTGAACAGCCCCCGGATCGTGGAGGCCTTGTACTACGAGTGCGTGCCGGTGATCATCGCCGACAACTTCGTGCTGCCGTTGAGCGACGTGCTGGACTGGAGCGCCTTCTCGGTGGTGGTCGCCGAGAAGGACGTACCGGACCTGAAGCGGATCCTGCAGGGGATCCCGCTCCGGAGGTACGTGAAGATGCACGACTGCGTGAAGCGGCTGCAGCGGCACTTCCTGTGGCACGCCAGGCCCATCAAGTACGACCTCTTCCACATGATCCTGCACTCCATCTGGTTGAGCAGAGTGAGCCAGGTGGAGATCGAGGCCTGA